In Erythrobacter sp. F6033, a single genomic region encodes these proteins:
- the folK gene encoding 2-amino-4-hydroxy-6-hydroxymethyldihydropteridine diphosphokinase, with protein MSSSYLIALGSNRRHPIYGRPRDVLRAVMEELAALGTVSARAPIIDSAPMGPAQRQFANGAAVLDSEYDPPALLAGLKRMERAFGRRKGRRWGDRVLDLDIVLWSGGEWQSDELTIPHVDFRERDFVLSPAGAIAGDWRDPVSGLSVRQLAARI; from the coding sequence TTGAGCAGTTCCTATCTGATCGCGTTGGGGTCTAACCGGCGGCATCCCATCTATGGCCGCCCGCGAGACGTGCTGCGTGCCGTAATGGAGGAGCTCGCCGCGCTTGGCACAGTAAGCGCGCGGGCACCGATCATCGACAGCGCGCCGATGGGACCAGCCCAGCGCCAGTTCGCCAATGGCGCTGCTGTACTCGATAGCGAATATGATCCGCCCGCATTGCTCGCCGGACTAAAGCGGATGGAGCGCGCGTTCGGACGGCGCAAAGGGCGGCGCTGGGGCGACCGTGTGCTTGATCTCGATATTGTGCTTTGGAGCGGTGGTGAGTGGCAATCCGACGAGCTCACGATCCCGCATGTCGATTTTCGTGAGCGTGATTTTGTGCTGAGCCCTGCGGGCGCAATCGCAGGTGATTGGCGCGATCCGGTAAGCGGATTGAGCGTGCGCCAACTCGCCGCACGGATTTAA
- a CDS encoding DUF1674 domain-containing protein has product MTKQKSEAAKNFAKPAHWTNDPPPEPKAVDPLKDEPRELSPTRYGDWEREGIAWDF; this is encoded by the coding sequence ATGACAAAACAAAAATCAGAAGCCGCAAAGAATTTTGCAAAGCCCGCGCACTGGACCAATGATCCACCGCCGGAGCCGAAAGCTGTCGATCCACTCAAAGACGAGCCGCGCGAATTATCCCCTACCCGCTATGGTGACTGGGAACGCGAAGGCATTGCTTGGGATTTTTAG
- a CDS encoding methyltransferase, with translation MRHILMAAVGALALTACAPEAGETAPVEASAENTKLIEVLADARRDEDRPRDEFRNPAETLAFFQVEPNHTVIEYAPGGGWYTRILAPYVNGDGGYVAVSFPPEAGASLGEGFVERVRGFADSFSETQSETLGIPAEALPFHFGNAIPAELNGTVDRVLMMRMMHNLIRWGVADSEIEALHATLKPGGMLGVVQHRAKADAPEDYVDGNMGYLKQDELIAFFEGKGFELVDTSEINANPNDTADYEDGVWTLPPSYAKGDEDRETYAAIGESDRMTLLFRKAE, from the coding sequence ATGAGACATATTCTGATGGCCGCTGTTGGAGCGCTTGCATTGACTGCGTGCGCTCCGGAAGCGGGTGAGACTGCGCCGGTGGAAGCCAGCGCTGAAAACACCAAGCTGATAGAAGTGCTGGCCGACGCGCGCCGCGATGAGGATCGTCCTCGGGACGAATTCCGCAATCCGGCCGAAACGCTGGCGTTCTTTCAGGTGGAGCCAAATCACACGGTCATCGAATATGCTCCGGGCGGCGGCTGGTACACGCGTATCCTTGCCCCCTATGTTAATGGTGATGGCGGCTATGTAGCGGTCAGCTTTCCGCCCGAAGCGGGTGCAAGCCTGGGCGAGGGATTTGTTGAGCGTGTGCGCGGCTTTGCGGACAGCTTTTCCGAAACTCAGTCAGAAACGCTGGGCATCCCGGCAGAGGCTCTGCCGTTCCATTTCGGCAATGCGATTCCCGCAGAACTGAACGGCACCGTCGACCGAGTGCTGATGATGCGTATGATGCACAACCTCATTCGTTGGGGCGTTGCCGACAGCGAGATCGAAGCTCTTCACGCGACGCTGAAACCCGGCGGCATGCTCGGCGTGGTTCAGCACCGCGCGAAAGCGGATGCACCGGAAGACTATGTCGATGGTAATATGGGCTATCTGAAGCAGGACGAGCTTATCGCGTTCTTCGAAGGCAAGGGCTTTGAACTTGTCGACACGTCCGAAATCAACGCCAACCCGAATGATACCGCCGACTATGAAGACGGCGTTTGGACTCTACCGCCAAGCTACGCAAAAGGTGACGAAGATCGCGAAACCTATGCAGCGATTGGCGAGAGCGACCGGATGACGTTGTTGTTCAGGAAAGCGGAATAG
- the aguB gene encoding N-carbamoylputrescine amidase, translating to MTKLTVAALQLALGLDDEAANIAAVSALIEQAATKGAKLILPPELFSGPYFCREEDEALFALARPTAEHPSVVAMQKLAAKLNVTIPTSFFERDGHHYYNTLAMIGPDGEIMGTYRKSHIPDGPGYEEKFYFRPGNDGFKVWDIASDDGGRIRIGVGICWDQWYPECARVMALKGAEVLLYPTAIGSEPYDADLDTSRMWRRAMIGHAVSNCMPVVASNRIGAEGPQGEQSFYGHSFISDEWGDLVQEFGAKEEGILVATLDLAQAAKHRAGMGFFRDRRPQLYGRIAEDI from the coding sequence ATGACGAAACTCACTGTAGCCGCCCTCCAGCTTGCGCTGGGCCTAGACGATGAAGCTGCGAATATCGCGGCGGTCAGCGCATTGATTGAGCAAGCCGCCACGAAAGGCGCGAAACTCATCCTGCCGCCGGAGCTTTTTTCCGGACCTTACTTCTGCCGCGAAGAGGACGAAGCGCTGTTTGCACTCGCGCGTCCGACTGCGGAGCACCCAAGCGTTGTCGCCATGCAGAAACTGGCAGCGAAGTTGAACGTCACGATCCCGACCAGTTTTTTCGAGCGTGATGGCCACCACTATTACAACACGCTCGCGATGATCGGCCCTGATGGCGAGATCATGGGCACGTACCGTAAGAGCCACATTCCCGATGGGCCAGGATATGAAGAAAAGTTCTATTTCCGCCCGGGCAATGACGGTTTCAAAGTGTGGGACATCGCCAGCGATGACGGCGGCAGGATTCGTATCGGTGTCGGCATCTGCTGGGACCAATGGTATCCCGAATGTGCGCGTGTGATGGCTTTGAAGGGCGCTGAGGTGCTTCTCTATCCCACTGCGATTGGGTCGGAGCCGTATGACGCGGACCTTGATACAAGCCGCATGTGGCGGCGCGCGATGATTGGTCACGCGGTTTCGAATTGCATGCCGGTGGTTGCCAGCAACCGGATCGGTGCCGAAGGTCCGCAAGGCGAGCAGAGCTTTTACGGGCACTCCTTCATTTCGGACGAGTGGGGCGATCTGGTGCAGGAATTCGGCGCCAAAGAAGAAGGCATTCTGGTCGCAACGCTCGATCTGGCGCAGGCAGCAAAGCACCGTGCCGGTATGGGCTTTTTCCGGGATCGTCGTCCGCAGCTTTACGGCCGGATTGCAGAAGACATTTGA
- a CDS encoding RsmB/NOP family class I SAM-dependent RNA methyltransferase codes for MAVAPGFPARRAALKSLDAVMRRGETLEQAEAAALKGVDGPADRALARAIIGETLRWLADLDLLIDSATKKRLPDDAKPRSVLRLMLAQALRLQTPPHAVIATCLPLLTGGPRRLAHGVFSTLMKREVSLPDVPTMSDAVLTRWGGRAEAIAPGLIDPPEVDLALKDVAETEARTLEMGGVSLAAGHVRLPRGTPIEKMPGFDDGAWWVQDLAAQLPPRLLGNGEGKRALDLCAAPGGKTMSLAANGWTVTALDINGKRLEMLRENLKRTSLEAEVVKADALTYHPAKQFDAILLDAPCTATGTCRRHPDVLHRIGARQIGEMTEIQQSLIHQAVEWLPSGATFIYAVCSLETEEGEDQARWIDETFDLQPVPITADELPSGLQPTKEGWLRTHPGMLADEGGLDGFFIGRWRKP; via the coding sequence ATGGCTGTTGCTCCAGGTTTTCCCGCGCGCCGCGCTGCGCTCAAATCGCTCGATGCAGTAATGCGCCGGGGCGAGACGCTCGAACAGGCTGAGGCTGCTGCGCTGAAAGGTGTAGACGGCCCAGCGGACCGCGCTTTGGCGCGTGCGATCATTGGTGAGACCCTGCGTTGGTTGGCGGACCTCGATCTGTTGATCGACAGCGCGACCAAGAAACGCCTTCCCGACGATGCGAAGCCGCGCAGCGTGTTGCGGTTGATGCTGGCGCAAGCCCTGCGGCTGCAAACGCCGCCGCACGCGGTGATCGCAACATGTCTGCCGTTGCTAACCGGCGGTCCGCGCAGGCTGGCGCATGGTGTGTTTTCTACGCTGATGAAGCGCGAAGTGTCGTTGCCGGATGTGCCAACGATGAGCGATGCCGTACTGACTCGCTGGGGCGGCAGGGCGGAGGCAATTGCGCCCGGCCTGATAGACCCGCCCGAAGTTGATCTGGCGCTGAAAGATGTCGCAGAAACGGAGGCGCGCACGCTTGAAATGGGCGGGGTCAGCCTTGCTGCAGGACACGTTCGCCTGCCTCGCGGTACACCAATCGAGAAAATGCCGGGCTTTGACGATGGCGCTTGGTGGGTTCAAGACCTCGCCGCCCAATTGCCGCCGCGCTTGCTTGGCAATGGCGAAGGCAAGAGAGCGCTAGACCTTTGTGCAGCGCCGGGCGGAAAGACGATGTCGCTCGCTGCGAATGGCTGGACGGTCACTGCGCTCGACATCAACGGCAAACGACTGGAGATGCTGCGCGAGAATTTGAAGCGCACCTCGCTCGAAGCCGAAGTCGTGAAGGCCGATGCGCTGACGTATCATCCGGCCAAACAGTTCGATGCGATTCTGCTTGATGCGCCTTGTACGGCCACAGGCACCTGCCGCCGCCATCCTGATGTGCTTCACCGGATCGGTGCGCGCCAGATTGGCGAAATGACCGAAATCCAGCAATCGCTCATCCATCAGGCGGTCGAATGGCTGCCGAGCGGCGCGACGTTTATCTACGCGGTATGTTCGCTGGAAACAGAAGAGGGCGAAGATCAGGCGCGCTGGATCGACGAGACGTTTGATCTGCAGCCGGTACCGATCACGGCGGACGAGCTTCCCTCTGGTCTGCAACCGACCAAAGAAGGTTGGCTGCGCACGCATCCGGGTATGCTTGCTGATGAAGGCGGGCTCGACGGGTTCTTTATCGGGCGCTGGCGGAAGCCCTAA
- a CDS encoding cytochrome P450: protein MATLAKTDSAEPTFDHWSEGVPNEDAIAHIPGEAGWPVVGNTFKQLADPHAFTQRMIETYGKVYKTYAFGGWNVALIGADANELVLFNKEKIFSSEQGWGPVLDQLFPRGLMLMDFDHHRIDRRALSIAFKPGPMRHYAGALNSGISREVANWEGRMEFYPAIKKLTLDLAADSFIGIPWGPEAEKINTAFVDMVQASVAPVRTPLPFTKMKRGVDGRKYLVDYFTAETHKRREQGGGQDMFSQFATATREDGSLLPVDEVVDHMNFLMMAAHDTITSSATSLVYHLATNPQWQEKLREEIFAVTGGPDGSGAPRALDYGDIGKLELTDMAFKESLRMVPPVPSMPRRALKEFEFGGYKIPAGQMVGINIHWTHFSEEYWDNPQSFDPMRFTPDLVKARHKYAWVPFGGGAHMCLGLHFAYMQIKVLMVQLLQRYRIEVSEGYAPEWQAWPIPQPKDGLKVEFKKI, encoded by the coding sequence ATGGCTACGCTTGCAAAAACCGATTCCGCAGAACCAACCTTCGATCATTGGAGCGAGGGTGTCCCCAATGAAGATGCGATTGCGCATATTCCTGGCGAGGCTGGATGGCCAGTCGTTGGAAACACGTTCAAACAGCTGGCCGATCCGCACGCTTTCACACAGCGGATGATCGAAACCTATGGCAAGGTGTACAAAACCTATGCCTTTGGCGGCTGGAACGTTGCGCTGATCGGAGCGGATGCCAACGAGCTTGTCCTCTTCAATAAAGAGAAGATTTTCTCCAGCGAGCAAGGCTGGGGCCCAGTCCTCGATCAACTGTTCCCGCGTGGTCTAATGTTGATGGATTTTGACCATCACCGGATTGATCGCCGTGCGCTGTCGATCGCCTTCAAGCCCGGCCCGATGCGCCATTACGCCGGCGCTTTGAATAGCGGGATTTCCCGTGAAGTGGCGAATTGGGAAGGCCGGATGGAGTTCTATCCGGCGATCAAGAAACTTACGCTCGATCTCGCGGCTGACAGCTTCATCGGCATCCCGTGGGGGCCGGAAGCAGAAAAGATCAACACTGCATTTGTCGATATGGTGCAGGCTTCGGTCGCGCCTGTGCGCACGCCTTTGCCATTCACGAAGATGAAGCGCGGGGTTGATGGTCGCAAGTATCTCGTCGATTACTTTACTGCCGAAACGCACAAAAGGCGCGAGCAAGGCGGCGGGCAGGATATGTTCAGCCAGTTTGCAACCGCCACCCGCGAGGATGGATCATTGCTGCCGGTTGACGAGGTTGTTGACCACATGAACTTCCTGATGATGGCGGCGCATGACACGATTACATCGAGTGCTACGTCGCTAGTCTATCACCTCGCGACTAACCCGCAGTGGCAGGAAAAGCTGCGTGAGGAGATATTCGCGGTGACCGGCGGGCCTGACGGATCAGGCGCGCCGCGCGCTCTGGATTATGGTGATATTGGCAAACTTGAACTGACCGATATGGCGTTCAAGGAATCTCTGCGCATGGTGCCGCCTGTGCCATCCATGCCGCGCCGCGCGCTGAAAGAGTTTGAATTTGGCGGCTATAAAATCCCTGCTGGCCAGATGGTGGGTATCAACATTCACTGGACCCATTTTTCCGAAGAATATTGGGACAATCCGCAAAGCTTTGACCCGATGCGCTTCACACCTGATCTGGTGAAAGCGCGTCACAAATATGCATGGGTCCCGTTTGGCGGCGGCGCGCACATGTGCCTCGGCCTGCATTTCGCCTATATGCAGATTAAAGTGCTGATGGTGCAGTTGCTCCAGCGTTACCGGATCGAGGTGAGCGAAGGCTATGCGCCGGAGTGGCAGGCTTGGCCGATTCCTCAGCCCAAAGACGGGCTAAAAGTGGAGTTCAAGAAAATCTAA
- a CDS encoding PEP-CTERM sorting domain-containing protein: MSKLYKSAAIALAASTMAVAAPASADIFEYEMTNGDILTIDTDTQIGTWKGNKIDVSFTSPEFANFQGGANPSFTYTLTDMTGTRSIRGTDYTPTRQNGNRFHPWMMKTTRDGRINLWSWWGDPVIAGDYVKRIGDYRVVDVPAPGIVGLLALALAALGFGRRRRKIKGAAAA; the protein is encoded by the coding sequence ATGAGCAAGCTTTACAAATCCGCCGCAATCGCTCTCGCAGCGAGCACGATGGCTGTCGCGGCACCGGCTTCGGCGGACATTTTCGAGTATGAAATGACCAATGGTGACATCCTGACCATTGATACCGACACGCAGATCGGCACATGGAAAGGAAACAAGATCGATGTTTCCTTTACCAGCCCCGAATTTGCCAACTTTCAAGGCGGCGCCAATCCGAGCTTCACCTATACGCTCACAGACATGACCGGTACGCGTAGCATTCGCGGCACCGACTACACACCGACCCGCCAGAACGGTAACCGTTTCCACCCGTGGATGATGAAAACGACCCGCGACGGTCGCATCAATCTGTGGTCGTGGTGGGGTGATCCCGTGATCGCTGGCGACTATGTGAAGCGTATCGGTGACTACCGCGTTGTCGACGTACCGGCTCCGGGCATCGTTGGTCTTCTGGCCCTCGCGCTTGCAGCACTTGGCTTTGGCCGTCGCCGCCGAAAGATCAAAGGCGCCGCTGCTGCATAA
- the msrA gene encoding peptide-methionine (S)-S-oxide reductase MsrA, protein MEQAIIAGGCFWCTEAVFKDVIGVTEVESGYIGGDKADPTYKEVCTGNTGHAEGIRVTFDTDQITLPEIYDVFLGTHDPTQLNRQGGDVGTQYRSAIFPLSAKQGEEAEAAIGRWNAENGKMAVTTIEGLDGEAQSKPWYPAEDYHQEYWEGEGQRNPYCQAVIPPKIMKLRKSFQKYVKS, encoded by the coding sequence ATGGAACAGGCAATCATTGCGGGCGGATGCTTTTGGTGCACCGAGGCGGTGTTCAAAGACGTGATCGGCGTGACCGAGGTCGAAAGCGGCTATATCGGCGGAGACAAAGCTGATCCTACCTACAAAGAAGTCTGCACCGGCAATACCGGCCATGCCGAAGGTATTCGTGTGACCTTTGACACCGATCAGATCACTCTGCCTGAAATCTATGATGTGTTTCTGGGCACCCATGATCCGACCCAGCTGAACCGGCAGGGCGGCGATGTTGGCACGCAATACCGCTCAGCAATCTTTCCGCTCTCCGCCAAGCAAGGCGAAGAAGCCGAAGCTGCGATTGGCCGCTGGAACGCCGAGAATGGCAAAATGGCGGTGACCACTATCGAAGGTCTTGATGGCGAGGCGCAGTCAAAGCCATGGTATCCGGCAGAGGATTACCATCAGGAATATTGGGAAGGCGAAGGTCAGCGCAATCCCTATTGCCAAGCAGTGATCCCTCCCAAGATCATGAAGCTGCGCAAGAGCTTTCAGAAGTATGTGAAAAGCTAG